The region TGATGACTATGGAAAGTCCCTGGGATATTGATTAGAGGGAATTGAGTCGAGTAATCTGATTATGATCCAAGCAGCATTAAAGCTCAAGAAGGTCTTACTGACTTTCATGCCAATGATGACGATAGCCGGACTGGCTTTCGCCCAAACAGCACCTCCCCCACCGGAGGATTTGGAGGAACGCCGGAAATCGCGGATTGTGGTAAGCGCCAAAGCTCAGGAAGTAGCCCAGGACTACGCCGATGTCCTGACTGAACTTGAAGACCTCACTATCGATTACAGTGAGGTACTGGCAGAGCTGAATTCGAAGTCTGTCAGATCACAACGGAAGCTTCTCACGAAATTGGGCGTACGACTGGCAAAAGGGACCTATCACGATGACATCGACTTACTGATATCGGACCTGGAGAGTACAACTCGGGATTTGAGAAAACAGGAGCGAGAGCTACGCGAAAATGACCGCAAAGCATATCGCGTTACGAAATCCCTTCGCCGAGATATTGAAGCGCTGGAAACTGTCTTGCTCTACGATGTAGACGAATATCTAGATCTGGAAGACATGCTCAAGCATGAGGTCGTGATCTATCTTCGAGAAGCTCACCTTGAACTGGACGAAATGATGGCTGAGCTTCGGACAGAGCTTCAGGTTCTTGGCGATAGCATGGCCCTGATTGAACTCGGTTGGGAAATTTCCGAAATTCCAGACATCCCCGAAATGCCTAAAATTCCGGAGATCCCCGAGATTCCAGAGGTGATATTTCTCTCCGATGACCCCGACACAGTCATTCTGCCCACATCATCTGAAACTCTTCTTGTCTATCATTATCCGCGACAGACAGACAACGTGACATCTGAACGACGGCAAGTGACCACTGCACGATTGTATGGTAAAGGCGCCGGTACTACTGGTGCGATGAAGGAACTGGATGACAGTGTCAAAGTGCCCTCGATCGCCATTCCAATATTCGTCAATAGTCCCACTGGTGATGTCCAAATAACAGGTTGGGACAGGGCGATGGTAAGAGCAGAGCTGTTGGTGGAAGTATCCTCGAACTCCCGCAGTCGCGCCACGAAGCTGGTCGAGCAGATTCAGTTGGAAGTCAGTTCGACGCAAAATGAAATCCGGGTTGATGTGACAGTACCAAAGATAACCGATCCGGGTACGGCCATTGACGGCAGTAGGATGGAGATCATGGTCCCCTTCGAAAATAAGCTGAATTGCAATGGTTCCTTCGGACTAATGAACATCTCGGATATCGAGGGTGGAGTGACATTGCACGCCGATAATTCGTTGATAGTAGTGGATGAAGTTTCTGGCCCGGTCGCTATTGCTGCCAATATGGGTGATATGTCGCTGTCGGATATCGAAGCCGATATTTCAATACAATCTGAGTTTGCTCCAATCGCAATTTCCGACTGCGTGGGCCAGATCACGATCAAGAACACCTTTGCTGCTGTTGAACTCTCGGGTTGCACGGGAAGCACCAATATCAGGAACAGTGGCGAAGTTCGTGTCGTCGATCAAGAGGGTGAGATTAGCATCACCAACACAGGGGGTCGCATCGAGGTACGCGATCTCGAGGGAGATGTGACGGCTGTCAACTCACACTACCCTATCGTATATGACGGCATTTCCGGCAAAGCTGAGGCCAGTAATCAGACAGGCTCTGTCCTGGCTCTGAACGTGGTCGGTCCGCTTACCATCAACAGTACTCATGCTCCTATTACCGTGCGTCGCGCCCATAGTACCCTTGACCTCACTAACAAACTGGGGCATATCGACGTTCTCATTAACAACGACCTGGAGGGTCCTTCACAGATTTTCTCCGACCATGGCAGCATCGAATTGTCAATCTCTGAGAAAGTTGATCTCCGCTTGAAGGCGAACTCGATCCACGGCTTGATTTCCTGCGCGTGGCCGGTCGACATTATCGAGTCCAACAACGCTAAGAAAATCGAGTATTCCCAAGGAAATGATGGCCCATTGTTGACCGTCACAGGTCAGTCTGGCAACATCAAACTTGTCCGTCCCCACTGAATATTTGAAGAACCAGAACGCATATTTACTTGATTGACAATCCCTGCGAAAAGTGTATATTCCGGCGTGTTATCAAAGATCAGACATCGTATAGTGGTTCCCTTTCTTGTCGCATTGGGTTATATCCTGTGTGATTATCAGGTAATTCTGGCACAGACAACGGATGGGGTTTTCCGCTGGGATCGTGTTAACGCCTTGATTCTTGTGGTTGTTTTCTCCACTGCAGTTTTGGTCTATACCCACTGGGCTCGCAAGGGTAAATCACTTTTCCTGCGAAAAATACCCGGCCTTGATGCTGTCGAAGAAGCCGTCGGACGCGCAACCGAGATGGGTCGACCGGTTCTGTTTATTCCCGGTATTGATGAGCTTGACATGATTGACACGATTGCGGGCATTTCGATTCTGGGCCGCGTGGCCAAGATCACAGCCCAGTATGACACCCCGTTATCAGTGCCTGTGCGTTATCCGCTGGTGCTGGCAGCAGGACAGGAAATTGTCGAGCAGGCATATATCGAAATGGGTAAACGGGATTCTTATGATAAAGACACGGTGAAATATGTCGCTGGAGAACAGTTTGCCTTCACGGCGAACGTCAATGGCTACATGATGCGTGAGCGTCCGGCAACGAATATCATGATGGGTGCGTTTTACGCCGAATCGCTTCTGCTGGCTGAGACCGGCAATGCGGCCGGGTCAATCCAGATCGCCGGTACTGCCCGTCCGGAGCAACTCCCCTTCTTTATTGCGGCCTGTGATTACACACTTATGGGCGAAGAACTTTATGCTGCCTCGGCATACCTGTCGCACGAACCGGTGATGCTGGGGGGGCTCAAGGGTCAGGACCTGGTGAAAGTCATCATTATAGTGCTTATCATTGTAGGCATGTTGTTGACAACGTTCGGTGCCGGCGAAACGTTTAGAAGTTGGTTTGATGCCGTTTAGACTAATGAAAGAACTTGACCAAAGATGAAAACGACCGCGCCAGTAACCATAGCTTTTGTCGCCGGTGTCATTATGGTGATATCGTTTTTCTTCAATGAAGAGACGACATTTGTTGGTGGCTTGTCTCAGGAACTGCTCAACTGGCTGATTATCATCGGAGGGTTTACGCTGCTCTTGGGCGTGGTCTCGATCACGCGCGTCAACTGGACCGCCGTGACACAGAAAAAAGAAGGCTGGATATACAAGGTCTTCACGTTGCTATCGATCCTGGTAATGTCCTTGCCGTCGGTGCTGCCAAGTTCATGGTCGCCGTTGCTTGGCCGTGAAGCAGGATCAATATACGATTGGTTATTCACTTACATGCAGGCTCCGATGATGGCGACTATGTTTGCCACTCTGGCATTTTATATCGCCTCCGCAGCATACCGTGCCTTTCGTGCCCGAAGCGCCGAAGCTACCCTTTTGCTCATTACAGCCATCCTGGTCATGTTATGGCGGGTACCAATGGGGGAAGCATTTTTGAACCTGTTCCCGGGTGACATCCCCAACCTTCTGAATACGTATATTATGAACGGTGCCAACCTGGCGGTGCAGCGCGGGATTATCATAGGTGCCGCCCTGGGTGCAGCCTCGATGTCACTGCGTATCATTCTCGGTATCGAGCGAACCTATATGGGGAAGGGTTAGCCGCTTGACTATCTGGGAAAAACTCGAACAGCTTGATCGGCGATGGATCTACCTGGCGGTAGCTATTGCTGTGATCATTCCCTTTCTGGTACCAGCTAAATTCCCGATAAGTGTATCTCCTGAGGCTCAATCTTTCTACGACAATGTCGAGGCACTACCCGATTCATCGGTCGTCATGTTGGTTTTTGACTATTATCCTTCGACTATGGCTGAGACAGAGCCAATGGCGATTGCAGGCGCAAGACATTTTTTCAGCAAGGATTGCCGCATCATTACTCTGAGCAACATCCCGCTTGGGGGTCCATCGATGGCCGAGGAAGTTACACGGCGCATTGCTGCCGAATACGGCAAAGAGTACGGCATCGACTATGTTAATCTTGGCTACAAATACGGTTACGTCTCGGTCCTCAAGGGCATGGGACTGTCAATCGAGAGCATCTTCCCTACCGATAACAGTGGCACACCACTGTCGGAACTGCCAATGATGGACTCGGTGACAAACTATGAAGATGTGAAGTTCATCTTCGAAGTGGCGGACAACGCCACTGCCGACTACTGGATTTCGATTGTTAATGCCGGTTATGGCGTACCTATGGGCGTAGGCATGACGGCTGTTATGGCACCCAAGTTCTACTCCTTCTTCGGTTCCAATCAGATCGTCGGTCTATTGGGCGGGATGAAAGGGGCAGCGGAATATGAAATCCTGATCAATCATGAGGGTTCGGCCACCCGTGGCATGGGTGCCCAGTCGCTGGTTCACTTGCTGATTATTGCTCTCGTTCTTCTAGGCAATATCGGCTTCTTTGCCAGTGGGAAGCATAGACGCAGGATAGGCAAATGAGTGGCATAGAGATATTCCAGATGTGGCTGGTGGCGTTTCTCACGCTGGCGTTGTTTTCCTTCCTCTACAAGGACAATCCCATTTACAAACTGGCCGAGCATATCTTCGCTGGATTAACAACTGGTTACCAGGTTGGTCTGATCTGGGACACGGTGGTTCTTCAGAAGCTCTGGGACCCGATGATCTACGATGACAAGTGGTGGCTTCTTATTCCCGGGCTGCTGGGTATCCTGATGTTCTCACGGTTCACCTCGAGATATTCATGGCTGTCACGCATTCCGTTGGCTTTCGTCATGGGCACCACCGGCGGTGTATTTCTTACGACTCAGCTACATGGGCTGGTATTGCCGGCGATGAAATCAACGATGATCCCTCTGGGCGGCGGTGGCGGATTTGCTGAAGCGATCCTGGCGGTTATTGTCGTGGTCGGGGTGATTTCAACTCTGATCTATTTCTACTTTTCCAAAGAGCACTCCGGCGCGCTGGGCGTAACAGCCAAGGTAGGTATCTGGTTCATCATGGTTTCGTTTGGCGCCCACTTCGGCTACACAGTCATGGGGCGTGTCTCGCTTCTGATTGGTCGGGTCCAGTTCTTGATAGAAGACTGGATCGGGTCGTTCTTGTAGATGTTCTAGGAATTACCCCCCCACTCGAATTTTGCTTGTAAATTACCTTGTCGTGGCATAGCATACGGACAATTGAGGAATACGGCATGAAAGTAATTATCCCCGTCGCCGGGGCTGGTACACGACTCAAACCACATACGTTACACCTGCCCAAAGCGTTGCTCCCGGTGGGTGGGCAAACTGTCCTGGGACATATTCTAGCCCCGATCAAGGTGCTGAATCCAGACGAAGTCATCTTTGTGATCGGCTATCAAGGTC is a window of Candidatus Zixiibacteriota bacterium DNA encoding:
- a CDS encoding DUF4097 family beta strand repeat protein; the protein is MIQAALKLKKVLLTFMPMMTIAGLAFAQTAPPPPEDLEERRKSRIVVSAKAQEVAQDYADVLTELEDLTIDYSEVLAELNSKSVRSQRKLLTKLGVRLAKGTYHDDIDLLISDLESTTRDLRKQERELRENDRKAYRVTKSLRRDIEALETVLLYDVDEYLDLEDMLKHEVVIYLREAHLELDEMMAELRTELQVLGDSMALIELGWEISEIPDIPEMPKIPEIPEIPEVIFLSDDPDTVILPTSSETLLVYHYPRQTDNVTSERRQVTTARLYGKGAGTTGAMKELDDSVKVPSIAIPIFVNSPTGDVQITGWDRAMVRAELLVEVSSNSRSRATKLVEQIQLEVSSTQNEIRVDVTVPKITDPGTAIDGSRMEIMVPFENKLNCNGSFGLMNISDIEGGVTLHADNSLIVVDEVSGPVAIAANMGDMSLSDIEADISIQSEFAPIAISDCVGQITIKNTFAAVELSGCTGSTNIRNSGEVRVVDQEGEISITNTGGRIEVRDLEGDVTAVNSHYPIVYDGISGKAEASNQTGSVLALNVVGPLTINSTHAPITVRRAHSTLDLTNKLGHIDVLINNDLEGPSQIFSDHGSIELSISEKVDLRLKANSIHGLISCAWPVDIIESNNAKKIEYSQGNDGPLLTVTGQSGNIKLVRPH